From one Lycium ferocissimum isolate CSIRO_LF1 chromosome 5, AGI_CSIRO_Lferr_CH_V1, whole genome shotgun sequence genomic stretch:
- the LOC132055359 gene encoding PRA1 family protein F3-like: protein MTNYGTIPTSSSGPPNVEYISRAKQVIREGLGTRRPWKEMFNLHSIKLPSGISDAFSRIKTNFSYFQMNYALIVLGIVFLSLLWHPISLIVFIVLMAVWLFLYFLRDEPLVIFNRLISDRVVLIVLAVVTVGLLLLTHATSNILISLAVGIFVVLIHAALRKTDDLFMDEERAGFLSPSS, encoded by the coding sequence ATGACGAACTACGGCACAATACCTACGTCATCTTCCGGTCCACCAAACGTGGAATACATAAGTAGGGCAAAACAGGTGATTAGAGAAGGTTTAGGTACACGCCGTCCATGGAAAGAAATGTTCAATCTCCACTCAATTAAACTTCCTTCAGGTATCAGTGATGCATTTTCACGAATCAAAACCAATTTCTCATACTTCCAAATGAACTATGCCTTGATAGTGCTTGGAATTGTGTTTCTAAGTCTTTTATGGCACCCGATCTCGCTTATCGTGTTCATTGTTTTAATGGCTGTTTGGTTGTTCCTGTATTTCCTTCGTGATGAGCCGTTGGTGATTTTTAACCGTTTGATATCGGATCGTGTGGTTCTGATTGTACTCGCTGTTGTTACAGTCGGTTTGTTGCTGTTAACTCATGCTACTAGCAATATTTTGATATCGTTAGCAGTTGGGATATTCGTGGTGTTGATTCATGCTGCGTTAAGGAAAACTGATGATTTATTTATGGATGAAGAACGTGCTGGGTTCTTATCTCCGTCATCTTAA
- the LOC132055360 gene encoding protein WHI4 produces the protein MAQLPGYDPYYVTQPVVYGYNSNEQNDIKTLFVSGLPDDVKAREIHNLFRRRHGFESCQLKYTGRGNQVVAFATFIDHPSAMAAMHALNGVKFDPQTGSTLHIEPARSNSRRIQVPGRGPYVVIDNRSKFNKDDKDTSGDEGDMDSDPSEPDYSDSGTNDDSSEEKREEKVVEPDQALDPKSEQNEKTTDGAQPCSTLFIANLGPNCTEDELKQVVSQYPGFNTLKVRARGGMPVAFADFEGVEQATEALNALQGSTLPSSDRGGMNIEYARSKMRKP, from the exons ATGGCTCAATTGCCGGGGTACGATCCTTACTACGTAACTCAACCAGTAGTATATGGTTACAACAGCAATGagcaaaatgatataaaaacgCTGTTTGTATCTGGACTTCCTGACGATGTTAAAGCTCGTGAGATTCATAACCTCTTTCGCCGGCGTCATGGTTTTGAATCTTGTCAACTCAAATACACTGGTCGAGGAAATCAG GTTGTTGCCTTTGCTACTTTTATTGATCATCCATCAGCAATGGCAGCCATGCATGCCCTGAAT GGTGTAAAGTTTGATCCTCAAACTGGATCCACCTTGCATATTGAACCGGCGAGATCAAACTCTAGAAGAATACAAGTTCCGG GAAGAGGACCTTATGTAGTTATTGACAACAGAAGCAAGTTCAACAAAGATGACAAAGACACATCAGGCGATGAAG GTGATATGGATTCTGATCCTTCCGAGCCGGACTATTCTGATTCTGGCACAAATGATGATTCTTCGGAAGAGAAACG GGAGGAGAAAGTGGTGGAGCCTGACCAGGCTTTGGACCCGAAAAGT GAACAAAACGAGAAGACAACAGATGGTGCACAACCATGCTCCACTCTGTTTATTGCCAATCTTGGTCCAAATTGCACTGAGGATGAACTGAAGCAAGTTGTTTCTCA GTATCCTGGATTTAACACCCTCAAGGTGCGTGCAAGAGGCGGGATGCCTGTTGCTTTTGCTGATTTTGAG GGCGTTGAACAAGCAACTGAAGCGCTGAATGCACTTCAAGGAAGCACATTACCATCTTCTGATCGGGGTGGCATGAACATAGA GTATGCGAGATCCAAAATGAGGAAGCCATAG
- the LOC132055361 gene encoding inactive protein kinase SELMODRAFT_444075 → MMSREMNKGKQDMSSADAAEKVMVAVKASKEIPKTALVWSLTHVVQPGDCITLLVVVPSQSSGRKLWGFPRFAGDCASGHWKLHSGNSSEHKSDITDYCSQMILQLHDVYDPNKINVKIKIVSGSPHGAVAAEAKKSQANWVVLDKHLKHEKKCCMEELQCNIVVMKKSQPKVLRLNLVGSPKKEPDVTGTLSSEQTQTRGKESNKKDSLDSSRGPLVTPSSSPEMFSTTEAGTSSVSSSDPGTSPFFVTEVNRDLKKADFLLAAKEDVDESSSESESENLSASSSLRFQPWIVDHIINSHSELSQIKGKSSLRTHDRPQDSTNKALLRKFSKLDEESDFGSPSCRADLDYSGNVREAVSLSRSAPLGPPPLCSICQHKAPVFGKPPRWFTYAELELATGGFSKANFLAEGGYGSVHRGVLPDGQVVAVKQHKLASSQGDQEFCSEVEVLSCAQHRNVVMLIGFCIEDSRRLLVYEYICNGSLDSHLYGRTRDPLEWSARQKIAVGAARGLRYLHEECRVGCIVHRDMRPNNILITHDFEPLVGDFGLARWQPDGDTGVDTRVIGTFGYLAPEYAQSGQITEKADVYSFGVVLVELVTGRKAVDLTRPKGQQCLTEWARPLLKECAIDELIDPRLENCFSEHEIYCMLHAASLCIRRDPQARPRMSQVLRILEGDLIMDSGKLSATPGHDVGSHSGRIWSDSQQQYQRFSGSLLSDGLEEFSAKLSFDKRSPSNIWDRDQSRKAY, encoded by the exons ATGATGAGTAGGGAGATGAATAAAGGGAAACAGGATATGAGTTCTGCTGATGCTGCTGAGAAAGTCATGGTGGCTGTCAAGGCATCGAAGGAAATACCAAAAACAGCTCTTGTATGGTCTCTGACTCATGTTGTTCAGCCTGGTGATTGCATTACACTTCTCGTGGTTGTACCTTCACAAAGTTCTG GTAGGAAGCTATGGGGTTTCCCTAGGTTTGCTGGAGATTGTGCCAGTGGCCACTGGAAGTTGCACTCTGGAAATAGCTCTGAGCACAAGTCCGACATAACAGATTATTGCTCCCAGATGATCCTTCAGCTGCATGATGTTTATGATCCCAACAAG ATAAATGTAAAGATCAAAATTGTTTCTGGCTCACCACATGGAGCTGTGGCAGCTGAGGCAAAGAAGTCTCAAGCTAATTGGGTTGTTTTGGACAA GCATCtcaaacatgagaaaaaatGCTGCATGGAAGAGTTGCAGTGCAATATTGTGGTCATGAAGAAATCTCAACCGAAAGTTCTCCGTTTAAATTTAGTAGGTTCACCTAAAAAGGAACCTGATGTCACGGGCACATTATCTTCAGAGCAAACTCAAACACGTGGAAAAGAATCAAACAAAAAAGATTCATTGGATTCCTCTCGAGGTCCACTGGTAACTCCATCAAGTAGTCCAGAGATGTTTAGTACGACTGAAGCTGGTACTTCATCAGTTTCAAGCTCTGACCCTGGAACTTCACCCTTTTTTGTCACTGAGGTAAATAGGGATCTGAAGAAAGCGGATTTCTTATTAGCTGCTAAGGAAGATGTAGATGAATCGAGTTCAGAGAGTGAGAGTGAAAATTTGTCTGCGTCCTCAAGTTTAAGGTTCCAACCGTGGATTGTGGACCACATAATCAATTCACATTCTGAACTCTCGCAAATTAAAGGGAAGAGCTCATTGAGAACTCATGACAGGCCACAAGATTCCACAAACAAGGCATTGCTGAGGAAGTTTAGCAAGCTTGATGAAGAAAGTGATTTCGGATCTCCAAGTTGTAGAGCTGATTTGGATTACAGCGGGAATGTGAGAGAAGCAGTTTCGCTATCTAGAAGCGCACCACTGGGCCCACCTCCCTTGTGCTCGATTTGTCAACACAAGGCACCTGTATTTGGGAAACCTCCCAGGTGGTTCACTTACGCTGAGCTGGAGCTTGCAACAGGAGGATTTTCGAAAGCGAATTTTTTGGCCGAGGGAGGATATGGATCTGTTCATAGAGGAGTTCTTCCAGATGGTCAGGTTGTTGCTGTTAAGCAACACAAATTGGCTAGTTCTCAAGGGGATCAAGAGTTTTGCTCGGAAGTGGAAGTGCTCAGCTGCGCTCAGCACCGAAATGTTGTAATGCTGATAGGATTCTGTATTGAAGACAGCAGAAGACTACTAGTATACGAATATATATGCAACGGATCTTTAGATTCCCATCTATATG GTCGTACTAGAGATCCATTGGAGTGGTCTGCTCGTCAAAAAATTGCTGTAGGTGCTGCACGAGGTTTGCGCTATCTTCACGAAGAATGCAGAGTGGGTTGCATTGTCCACCGAGATATGAGACCCAACAACATTCTCATCACCCATGACTTTGAACCACTT GTTGGAGACTTTGGTTTGGCTAGGTGGCAACCTGATGGTGACACAGGCGTTGATACGAGAGTAATTGGAACATTTGG GTACTTGGCGCCCGAGTATGCTCAAAGTGGCCAAATTACTGAAAAGGCTGATGTATACTCATTTGGAGTGGTACTGGTGGAGCTTGTTACAGGACGCAAGGCAGTGGATCTTACGAGGCCTAAGGGTCAGCAGTGTCTCACAGAATGG GCGCGTCCATTGTTGAAAGAATGTGCTATTGATGAGTTAATAGATCCACGGCTAGAGAACTGCTTCTCAGAACATGAAATATACTGCATGTTGCATGCAGCATCTTTATGCATACGGCGGGACCCTCAGGCCAGGCCTCGCATGTCTCAG GTACTTCGAATACTTGAAGGCGACCTTATTATGGATTCTGGAAAACTGTCTGCAACACCTGGACACGATGTTGGAAGCCATAGCGGAAGGATTTGGTCAGATTCCCAACAACAGTATCAAAGGTTCAGTGGTTCCTTATTAAGCGATGGATTGGAGGAATTCAGTGCTAAGCTCTCATTTGACAAAAGGAGCCCCTCCAATATTTGGGATAGGGATCAATCCAGGAAAGCATATTAG